The Skermanella rosea sequence GCGCCCGCGCGGCGCTCGACGCGCTGTGGGAGCGGCTGAAGCGCGGCATGGTCGTCGGCACGGCGGAGGTGGACGCGGCGCTGCGCATGGCGACCGGGGTCGGCGACGGCGCCGCCCGCGAGCTTGCCATGCAGGCGATCGCCCGGCCCGACTTCAACGTCAAGACCAAGCGCCGGTCGATCTCGCCGCGGTCGCCGACCCAGGCGGCCTATATCCAGGCGCTCCAGGAGAACGAGCTGGTCTTCGGGCTGGGTCCCGCCGGCACCGGCAAGACCTATCTGGCCGTGGCCCAGGCGGTCGTCATGCTGACCAGCGGCCAGGTGGACCGGATCGTTCTGTCCCGCCCGGCGGTCGAGGCGGGCGAGCGGCTGGGCTTCCTGCCCGGCGACCTGCGGGAGAAGATCGACCCCTACCTGCGCCCGCTCTACGACGCGCTGTACGACATGCTGCCGGCAGAGCAGGTCGCCCGCCGGCTGGGCAACGGCGAGATCGAGATCGCCCCGCTCGCCTTCATGCGCGGCCGGACGCTGGCGAACGCGTACGTCATCCTGGACGAGGCGCAGAACACCACGCCGATGCAGATGAAGATGTTCCTGACCCGCCTGGGCGAGAACGGGCGCATGGCGGTGACCGGCGACACCAGCCAGATCGACCTGCCCTCGGGCACCCGGTCGGGCCTGAAGGACGCGATCGAGATCCTGCACGGCGTGCCGGGCGTCAGCTTCGTCCATTTCGGCGACGCCGACGTGGTCCGCCACCCGCTGGTCGGCCGCATCGTCCGCGCCTACGACCGGCACGACGCCGAGCGCAAGGCCGGCCGGCCCGGAGAGGACGTTCGACGGGACGACGGGCGGCGATGACGGCTTCCGTGCGACCGCCGCTGGAGATCTCGGTCGGCCTTGAAGCCGGCGACTGGGAGGGCCTGGTCCCGGACGCCGGGCGGCGGGTCGAGTCGGCGGCCCGCGCGGCCTTCGCCGCGGCCGAGCATCCGGACATCCTGCGCGACGCGGCGGCGGCCGAGATGAGCCTCGTGCTCGCCGACGACGCCATGGTCCGAACGCTCAACCGCGACTATCGCGGCAAGGACAAGCCGACCAACGTCCTCTCTTTCGCTTTGCTTGACGATGCCGGGGACGTCGATGATGACTTGGCGTCGCATCCGGGAATGCCTATACTCATCGGAGACGTGATCCTGGCCTGTGAAACCGTGCGGCGCGAAGCCGCCGAACAGGGAAAACCGGTCGAGGATCATCTGACGCACCTGGTTGTTCATGGCGTGCTCCATCTTCTCGGTTATGATCACGAAACCGACCCCGACGCCGACCGCATGGAAAGGCTGGAAACCAGCATTCTCGCCGGCATGGGCATCGCCGATCCCTATGCCGGGCCGTCGCCGGATTCCGAACGATCGCCCGGCGATCCGGCCGGATCCGGGTGACGGCGCGGATGGCGGCCCCAAACCCCAAACCATATGACAATGGCAGACATATCCGGCAGTAGGACGCCCCGTGAAGACGGGGCCGACGAGCAGAACTCCTTCACCGGCCAATTTCGCGGCTGGTTGAGGACCATCCTGGGGGGACGCGGCGATACGACGCTGCGCGACACCATCGAGGAGTTGATCGAGGAACGGCGTGAAGCCGAGGGATCGATCGCCGCCGACGAGCGGGTACTCCTCGCCAACATCCTCAAGCTTCGGGACCGCACCGTCGTGGACACGATGGTGCCGCGCGCCGACATCGTCGCCGTCGACATCGACACGACGCTGCCGGAGCTGATCGAGCGCATGTCGCAGGAGGCTCACTCCCGGATGCCGGTCTACCGGGAGACCCTCGACGACGTCGTCGGCGTGGTCCACATCAAGGACGTGCTGTCCGCAGTCGCGCGGAAGACGCCTTTCCAGCTCAAGGACATCACCCGCGACGCGGTGATCGTGGCGCCCAGCATGCCGGTCCTCGACCTGCTGCTCCAGATGCGCCAGTCGCGCCAGCACATGGCGCTGGTCGTGGACGAATTCGGCGGCATCGACGGACTCGTGACGATCGAGGACCTGGTCGAGGAGATCGTCGGCGAGATCGAGGACGAGCACGACGAGACCGAGGAGCCGATGCTGGTGACCCGGCCGGACGGCACCATGCTGGCCGACGCCCGCGTTCCGATCGACGATTTCCTCAGCCTGGTCGGACCCGTCCTGGACGACGGCGAGCGGGAGGACTTCGACACGCTCGGCGGCCTCGTGTTCAACCTCGCGGGCCGCGTGCCGAGCCGGGGCGAACTGCTCAAGCATCCCTCGGGCCTGGAGTTCGAGGTGGTGGACGCCGATCCGCGGCGGATCAAGCGCCTGCGGGTCCGCAACCTTCCGGAGCCCGTCGACGCCACCCATGGATGACGCTTCCCTGCGCCTCCGGGCTCGGGGCGGAAGCGCGGACGACGACGCGGCGGCAGGCGGCGCGGTGCCCCGGGAGCGGATCCTGGGCCTCGCGGCGCGCGTGTCCGCCCTGGCCGGCTGGCGCCGCTACCTCGCGGCGGCGGCGTTCGGCGGCCTCGCGACCCTCGCCCTGCCGCCGGCCTTCGCCGTGCCCGTGCTGCTGCTGGCCTTTCCCGGCCTGCTCTGGCTGCTCGACGGCGCGGCGACCCGCCGGGCCGCCTTCTTCACCGGCTGGTGGTTCGGCTTCGGGCATTTCCTGCTCGGCCTCTACTGGATCTCCTTCGCGCTGCTGACCGACATCGCCCGCTTCTGGTGGATGATGCCCTTCGCGGCGGCGGGGCTGCCGGCGCTGCTCGCCATCTTCGTCGGGCTGGCGACCGTGGCCCTGCACGTCCTGTCGCGGCGCCTGCGCCTGGGCGGACTTTCGCGCGTGCTCGCCTTCGCGATGCTGTGGACGGTGGCGGAGTATCTGCGCGGGCATGTCCTGACCGGCTTCCCCTGGAACCTGATCGGCTATTCTTGGGTGGGATTCCTGCCGGTGCTGCAGAGCGTCGCGGTGATCGGCACCTATGGCCTGGGTCTCCTGACGGTCGCGGTCGCCGCGACGCCGGCCCTGTTCGGCGACCCCTCCGAGTCGCGGCGCCGGGCGGCCGGATCGGTGGCGTTCGGCCTTCTCCTGATCGCCGCGATCGGCGTCGCCGGCTGGGTTAGATTGTCGCAGAACGACGGGTCCACGGTTCCCGGCGTGGTGGTACGCATCGTCCAGCCGAACATCGCGCAGACGCTGAAATGGAACCCGGCCGAACGGGCGCGGAACTTCGAGCGCCTGCTGGAAATGACGGCCGCGGGACCCGCCGCGGGGGGCCCGGCCCCCACCCACGTGGTCTGGCCGGAAACGGCGGTACCCTTCTTCCTGGAACGCGACGCGGCGGCCCGGCAGGCGATCGGGTCGGTGACGCCGTCCGGCGGCAGCGTGATCACCGGCGCCCCGCGGGTCAGGACCGAGCCGGACGGCACCAACCGGTTCTGGAACAGCCTCCATGCGGTGGACGGCAGCGGCGCGGTGGTCGCCAGCTACGACAAGTTCCACCTGGTGCCGTTCGGCGAGTACATGCCGCTGCGGGGCGTCCTGCCGGTCGCTGCGATCGCGGCCGGATCGACCGATTTCTCCGCGGGGGCCGGACCGGAGACGCTGGACGTCGCCGGCCTGCCGCCGTTCAGCCCGCTCGTCTGCTACGAGGTGATCTTCCCCGCCGCGGTGAAGGACCCGGAACGGCGGCCGGAATGGCTGCTCAACGTGACGAACGACGCCTGGTACGGCATCAGCGCGGGGCCGCACCAGCACTTCGCCATCGCCCAGGCCCGCGCCGTCGAGGAAGGGCTGCCCATGGTCCGGGCGGCGAACACCGGCATATCCGGGGTCGTCGACGGCTATGGCCGGATCTCGGCCTATCTCGGGTTGGGTACGCGCGGAGTCGTTGACGCGGCGCTGCCGAAATCGCTTGGAAACACCCCGTACGGTCGAATTGGCGACTGGACATTGGTGTTACTTCTTATGAGTTTCGCCCTCAGCACAACCATCGCTCGACAGACCCCTTGATTGTCGCACATATTTTCGTATGCGCGTGCACAAGAATGCGCTAGTACGTACTATTGAATGCATACACGTGCATGACTAGTTACAACACTAACATTCAACAGGGGTTTGAGGGCATGCAACCACAGACACGAGGCCGGCGTGGAACCGGCGGGCGGCCCAAGACCGGGAAGCCGAATCCGATCGACGTACATGTCGGGTCGCGGGTAAGGCTGCGCCGCACTCTCCTCGGCATGAGCCAGGAAAAGCTGGGCGAGGCGATC is a genomic window containing:
- a CDS encoding hemolysin family protein; the protein is MADISGSRTPREDGADEQNSFTGQFRGWLRTILGGRGDTTLRDTIEELIEERREAEGSIAADERVLLANILKLRDRTVVDTMVPRADIVAVDIDTTLPELIERMSQEAHSRMPVYRETLDDVVGVVHIKDVLSAVARKTPFQLKDITRDAVIVAPSMPVLDLLLQMRQSRQHMALVVDEFGGIDGLVTIEDLVEEIVGEIEDEHDETEEPMLVTRPDGTMLADARVPIDDFLSLVGPVLDDGEREDFDTLGGLVFNLAGRVPSRGELLKHPSGLEFEVVDADPRRIKRLRVRNLPEPVDATHG
- the lnt gene encoding apolipoprotein N-acyltransferase, with the translated sequence MDDASLRLRARGGSADDDAAAGGAVPRERILGLAARVSALAGWRRYLAAAAFGGLATLALPPAFAVPVLLLAFPGLLWLLDGAATRRAAFFTGWWFGFGHFLLGLYWISFALLTDIARFWWMMPFAAAGLPALLAIFVGLATVALHVLSRRLRLGGLSRVLAFAMLWTVAEYLRGHVLTGFPWNLIGYSWVGFLPVLQSVAVIGTYGLGLLTVAVAATPALFGDPSESRRRAAGSVAFGLLLIAAIGVAGWVRLSQNDGSTVPGVVVRIVQPNIAQTLKWNPAERARNFERLLEMTAAGPAAGGPAPTHVVWPETAVPFFLERDAAARQAIGSVTPSGGSVITGAPRVRTEPDGTNRFWNSLHAVDGSGAVVASYDKFHLVPFGEYMPLRGVLPVAAIAAGSTDFSAGAGPETLDVAGLPPFSPLVCYEVIFPAAVKDPERRPEWLLNVTNDAWYGISAGPHQHFAIAQARAVEEGLPMVRAANTGISGVVDGYGRISAYLGLGTRGVVDAALPKSLGNTPYGRIGDWTLVLLLMSFALSTTIARQTP
- the ybeY gene encoding rRNA maturation RNase YbeY; this translates as MTASVRPPLEISVGLEAGDWEGLVPDAGRRVESAARAAFAAAEHPDILRDAAAAEMSLVLADDAMVRTLNRDYRGKDKPTNVLSFALLDDAGDVDDDLASHPGMPILIGDVILACETVRREAAEQGKPVEDHLTHLVVHGVLHLLGYDHETDPDADRMERLETSILAGMGIADPYAGPSPDSERSPGDPAGSG
- a CDS encoding PhoH family protein, which produces MTGSPDRRIDLAFDDNRLLPLLYGEHDSHLARIETQLGVSLISRGNTLTIAGPPDASESARAALDALWERLKRGMVVGTAEVDAALRMATGVGDGAARELAMQAIARPDFNVKTKRRSISPRSPTQAAYIQALQENELVFGLGPAGTGKTYLAVAQAVVMLTSGQVDRIVLSRPAVEAGERLGFLPGDLREKIDPYLRPLYDALYDMLPAEQVARRLGNGEIEIAPLAFMRGRTLANAYVILDEAQNTTPMQMKMFLTRLGENGRMAVTGDTSQIDLPSGTRSGLKDAIEILHGVPGVSFVHFGDADVVRHPLVGRIVRAYDRHDAERKAGRPGEDVRRDDGRR